In a single window of the Flavobacteriales bacterium genome:
- a CDS encoding glycine--tRNA ligase has translation MAKKDDTFKNIVAHAKEYGFVFQSSELYDGLSAVYDYGQLGVELKNNIKQYWWDAMVKLHDNIVGLDSAIFMHPTTWKASGHVDAFNDPLIDNKDSKKRYRADVLVEDWAEKIRTKITKEITKAKKRFGESFDETQFRATNSRVLANQEKIDTALARMAKCMDDNDLEAFYQLIIDLEIKCPVSGSGNWTEVRQFNLMFGTQMGALAEGDDTVWLRPETAQGIFVNYLNVQKSGRQKIPFGIAQIGKAFRNEIVARQFIFRQREFEQMEMQFFVRPGEEMKWYEHWKEFRLKWHKLLDLGEDKYRFHDHIKLAHYANAAADIEFDFPFGFKELEGVHSRTDFDLKAHEEHSGRKIKYYDPELKESYTPYVVETSVGLDRMFLAVLSASYKEEEVNGAKRTVLSIPAFLAPYKVAVLPLTKNEDMMAVAETILKDIKYDYNCQYDVKDAIGKRYRRQDAIGTPFCITVDNETLEDQTVTLRFRDSMEQKRVNISELKTILDQELKTANILKKLEA, from the coding sequence ATGGCAAAAAAAGATGATACTTTCAAAAATATAGTTGCTCATGCAAAAGAATACGGATTTGTATTCCAATCTAGTGAGCTTTATGACGGACTTTCAGCTGTGTATGACTATGGACAGCTCGGAGTAGAATTAAAAAATAATATCAAACAATATTGGTGGGATGCCATGGTAAAGCTCCACGATAATATTGTAGGGTTAGATTCGGCAATTTTCATGCATCCTACGACTTGGAAAGCCTCTGGGCACGTAGATGCTTTCAATGATCCATTAATCGATAATAAGGACTCTAAAAAACGTTACAGAGCCGATGTATTGGTAGAAGATTGGGCAGAAAAAATCCGAACAAAAATTACCAAGGAAATCACCAAAGCAAAGAAACGTTTTGGAGAAAGCTTTGATGAAACACAGTTTCGAGCTACAAATTCTAGAGTTCTTGCAAATCAAGAGAAGATAGATACTGCTTTGGCAAGAATGGCAAAGTGTATGGATGATAATGACCTCGAAGCTTTTTACCAACTAATTATTGACCTTGAAATAAAATGTCCTGTATCTGGTAGTGGAAATTGGACAGAAGTAAGACAGTTTAACCTGATGTTTGGAACACAAATGGGTGCATTGGCAGAAGGTGATGATACAGTTTGGTTGCGTCCTGAAACGGCACAAGGAATTTTTGTAAACTATCTTAATGTTCAAAAATCGGGTAGACAAAAAATACCTTTTGGAATTGCTCAAATTGGTAAAGCTTTTAGAAACGAAATTGTCGCCCGTCAGTTTATTTTCCGACAAAGAGAATTTGAACAAATGGAAATGCAATTCTTCGTTCGCCCAGGAGAAGAAATGAAATGGTACGAGCATTGGAAAGAATTCCGTCTCAAATGGCACAAACTTCTAGATCTTGGCGAAGATAAATATCGCTTTCACGATCATATAAAATTGGCTCATTATGCCAACGCCGCTGCGGATATCGAATTTGATTTTCCTTTCGGTTTCAAAGAGCTTGAAGGTGTCCATTCCAGAACCGATTTTGATTTAAAAGCACATGAAGAACATTCTGGTCGTAAAATAAAATATTATGATCCTGAGCTAAAAGAAAGCTATACTCCTTATGTAGTAGAAACTTCAGTAGGGCTTGATAGAATGTTTTTAGCAGTTTTATCGGCTTCTTATAAGGAAGAAGAGGTTAACGGAGCAAAAAGAACAGTTCTTTCTATTCCTGCATTCCTAGCGCCTTATAAAGTAGCCGTTCTTCCACTAACCAAGAATGAAGACATGATGGCAGTGGCAGAAACTATTTTAAAAGACATTAAATATGACTATAACTGTCAGTATGATGTAAAAGATGCCATAGGGAAGCGATATAGAAGACAAGATGCTATAGGAACTCCTTTCTGTATTACTGTAGATAATGAAACTTTAGAAGACCAAACCGTTACTTTGCGTTTTAGAGATTCTATGGAGCAAAAACGTGTGAATATTTCAGAACTCAAAACAATTTTGGACCAAGAACTAAAGACGGCTAATATTCTGAAAAAATTAGAGGCTTAG